The sequence below is a genomic window from Verrucomicrobiota bacterium.
CCGATTTTCCCAAGACACCAGAATTCTATGTTCGATCTGCAGTAGAGACGGCGGAATCCGGCTACAATTGGTTGACGCGTTTTATGGTAGATCCATCTGATCCTCTCAAGCTCGATCCCGGGAAAGAGGAGTTAGTGCTGGAATGGGAAGCAATAGGGCATCGGGGTGGTGACCTCGATTTCGGCCCGGATGGGTATCTCTATATTTCAAGTGGCGATGGGAGCACTCCGGCTGATCCAAATAACGTCGGCCAGAAAACGGATAATCTTTTGGGATCGATTCTTCGTATTGATGTCAGCGGAAAAAATATGGGGCTGAACTACCGAGTTCCTCAGGACAATCCTTGGGTCGGGGTCGACGGTATTCGCCCCGAAGTGTGGGCCTATGGTTTACGCAACCCCTGGCGAATGAGTTTTCGACCTGGCACGAGTGAAATCTGGTTAGGAGACAACGGTGATGAACATTGGGAATTGGTGCAACGCGTCAAAGGAGGAGAGAATTTCGGGTGGAGTACATTCGAAGGAAGCCATCCTTTTCGTCCGAGTAATCCATTAGGCGGACCCAATAAAAATCTTACCATACCAGTGGTGGAGCAATCCCATCAAGTGTTACGTTCGGTTATTGGCGGTGTCTGGTATCAAGGCAGTCAGTTTCCTGAACTGAAGGGTCATTATATTTATGGCTGTTATTTAACGCAAAAACTCTGGGCGTTTTCCATGGAAGGTGAGCAGGTAGTTGGCTTGCGACGGATCGCTGATCTTGGCGGTCAGCTTGTCGCATTTTGCGAAGACCCCGATCGTGAGTTGTTAATCCTTGCTTACGACAAAGGAATTTTTCGATTGCAGCGGTCACCTGTGCGAGATCTGAAACCCATTCCTGACAAGCTAAGCTTAACGGGGCTCTTCGAGTCGACCGCCAACCACAAAGTCGCTTCAGGCTTTTTACCCTACGAAGTGAATCTGCCGGTATACTGGGATGGAGCCAAAGCAGAACGCTTTATGGCTATTCCCGAGGAGGAAATTCTCATCCAGGCGATCCCAGCTGGTTTGCAAAAAGGTGATGAAGCCGCCATTCGGTCAACCGCTGGCCTCGATCGTTGGAGAGTGCCAACGCAATCATTATTAATGCAGACCTTCTCTCTTGAAAACCGCCGAGTGGAGACGCAGGTTGCGATTAAGGACGGCGGTGAATGGCGCTACCTTTCTTACCGATGGAACGAGAAACAAACCGATGCGGATTTAGTTCCGGAGCAGGGTGAAGAAGTTGAGCTCGAGTTAAAGGGGGGGAAGCAACTCTGGCGGTTTCCTTCCAGGTCCGAATGTATCGCTTGTCATACCCAGCGCGGAATGTTTGTGCTCGGGCTGACGCTTGCACAACTGAATCGTGAATTCGATTACAGTGCTCATGGAGGCGGAAACATGAATCAGCTGGATGCCATTCGGAACCAATATTCATTTTCGAATAACAGGCAAATATCCAAGGTGGAAACATTGCCGATCATGCCTCAAGTATTCGACGACTCGGTCCCTCTCGAAGAGCGTGCCCGAGCTTACCTGCATGTGAATTGTGCTCACTGTCACCGTGAAACAGGACTTGGAGGTCGAGCCTCTTTTGAGTTGTTGAACTGGCTGGCAAACGACCGGACAGGACTCATCAATGGTCGACCTTTAGTAGGCTTGCCAGGTATTCCGGCGAATGAAGCCAGACTGGTCGCTCCTGGTGATCCTGACCGATCCGAAATCTATCGTCGGATGACTTCAATTACCGTTGGTAAAATGCCATTGTTGGGAAATCATAACACGA
It includes:
- a CDS encoding PQQ-dependent sugar dehydrogenase; its protein translation is MKIFYTKLLPLLLIAAVWVSVMVFDATREDLLPKIAPWEGSLLDGTDQDPLPFEAIPVHGEIPWDQPLAMVPVPGIEGEFYVILEREGAIWSLNATTGERTLMIKLGIPERLPYKVEGDRSTLGARFHPDFPKTPEFYVRSAVETAESGYNWLTRFMVDPSDPLKLDPGKEELVLEWEAIGHRGGDLDFGPDGYLYISSGDGSTPADPNNVGQKTDNLLGSILRIDVSGKNMGLNYRVPQDNPWVGVDGIRPEVWAYGLRNPWRMSFRPGTSEIWLGDNGDEHWELVQRVKGGENFGWSTFEGSHPFRPSNPLGGPNKNLTIPVVEQSHQVLRSVIGGVWYQGSQFPELKGHYIYGCYLTQKLWAFSMEGEQVVGLRRIADLGGQLVAFCEDPDRELLILAYDKGIFRLQRSPVRDLKPIPDKLSLTGLFESTANHKVASGFLPYEVNLPVYWDGAKAERFMAIPEEEILIQAIPAGLQKGDEAAIRSTAGLDRWRVPTQSLLMQTFSLENRRVETQVAIKDGGEWRYLSYRWNEKQTDADLVPEQGEEVELELKGGKQLWRFPSRSECIACHTQRGMFVLGLTLAQLNREFDYSAHGGGNMNQLDAIRNQYSFSNNRQISKVETLPIMPQVFDDSVPLEERARAYLHVNCAHCHRETGLGGRASFELLNWLANDRTGLINGRPLVGLPGIPANEARLVAPGDPDRSEIYRRMTSITVGKMPLLGNHNTIDESGAELIRQWIESIPPED